The Anoxybacillus amylolyticus DNA segment CGGGTTCATGTCTTCTTTTTTGTCTCAATGTAAATTTATGTTATCGATTTTGCTCATCTACAGTAAATTTACGAGTACCAGAGGTATCAATAGAAAGATCGACTTTAACGGTTTTCAACGTCTCTTTTCTCAGAGGAATACTTCCATTAACGGATACTTTCTTCCACTCTTTTGGTCTTTCTTGATATAATGTCTCGGAAAGATTAAATATATCGATGTGGTGTGTCAACCCCCTCATATATAAATCCCTCACTTCTTGTTCCACTGTTTTTTTCGCTAGAGCAAGGAGTTGCTTCTCTGTTAACGGTTTCCTCAGTTCGATCAGGCTTCCTTTTGCTTTTATTTCTATCGTAAATTGAGGAAACGATGTGTTTTGTTTATAAGAAATTGTTGAAGTTGGACCAAGTACAACGATAGAAGCAACAACATTTCCCCCTTTTTTTACATAAATAGGAGTACGGGAAATATCTTTTTCAACCCAACGCATTCCTTTTAAATCGGAACGATTGATGCATGTTTGCAATTTATAGTGTTTTAAAAAGCAAATACCAGACACGGCTAACATCGGTTTTATTTTGTGGTTCTCCTCCCAATGTGTTTTTGAAATGGTAAGATAGGGAATTCGTACGGTTTTCCCGGGTTCATTTATATCCGCAACAAAACGATTTAGACGGATCGGGCGGATAAAGGAACTTTGCTCGAAAATTTCTATCGGATTAGCTAACAACGAAAAATAGACGGATGCTTGTAGTAATGGAACAGTAGAAAAAAGCTTATCCAACCGTTCTTTTGTTGCATACACCCAAAGTGTATGACGAATCTCATTATATCGGTCAAGTACATCAAACACATCTTCAAGGGGAGCCCGTTTTAATGCACGATCTGTAAAAACTATTGCTTTCACATGTCCCCATGACACCATTTGTTGAATGGAGGGATAAATGTTATCCGTGACAATGTTAAATGTTTTTCCTGTTGCCTTTCCAACAGTGGTATTGATTTTTTGTTGCCCGCCTCCTGCTTCCGCTTTAGCTAAGCCTGTAAAGCTAATGAGCTGAACATATACAATAAATTTATTATTTTTATAATCAATTCCAACTGAGTGAATATAGACAACATGGTCAATATTTTTTGTCCCCCAACATCCAGTCAATAGGAAAACAGAAAGAAGAAGGGGGACGATCCGTTTGAGCATTAGTTATCCTCCTTTTTTGGCGTGGTATCTTTCGGATGTAATAAACCTGCTCTTTTATTGAATTTTTTCCATGTATTAGGAATAATTACTTTTACTATATCCATGCTTGGTGGAGAGAGAGGTGCTAAATAGGGAACCCCAAATGTTGTTAAATTAGCCACATACGTTAATAAAAAAAACAGCGAAACGATAAATCCAAATAACCCAAAAACAGAAGAAAACACGAGCACAATAAACCGCAACAGTGTAACTGCCCCCGCTAAATTTTGATTAACTAACGTAAAGGTAGCAATTATAGAAATAGCTGTAACAACAAGGGTAGGAGGAGCAGCCAATCCCGCATCAATAGCGGCCTGACCAATAATAAGTCCACCTACAACCGATAATGTTTGCCCAACCGCAATTGGCAGTCGCATTCCCGCTTCTTTAAAAACTTCAAATAACCCAAGCATTAAAAACATTTCTAATGTGACAGGGAGCGGGACTCCCTGTCTTGAAAGTACAAGGGTTGCCAACAATGTAAAAGGAAGCTCATATGGATGAAAGGAGGTTAGGCAAACCCAGAAACCAGGTAAATAAATCGATACGGAAATCCCAAACAATCGCAATATTCTCTGAAATGCCACGAAAAAAAAGGCTGTATTATTATCTTCTGATGTATTTAATAAAAAGGTTAGATTTCCCGGACCTATCATAACCGTCGGGGTTCCATCTACCATAAGAACAAACCGACCATTTAATAAGCAATTGACAGCATAGTCTGCTCTTCCAGTATATCCGAACAAAGGAAATAAAGAGAAACGTTTGTCGCCGATTAGCTCTTCTAATTGGTTAGTGCTAGTAATCGCATCCATATTTAAATTTAAAATTCGTTTCCTTACCTCATCAATGATTTGTGTGTTTGCAATGTCTTTTACATATAATAAACCTACTTTTGTTTGGCTTCTTGTCCCGACAACAAACAATTCATACGCTAGTTGGTGTGATTTCATCCGTTTACGAATGAGAGCGACATTTTTTGAAATTTCCTCAATAAATCCATCTTTTGGACCGCGAATCGATACTTCTGTGTTCGGTTCTTCTGGAGTACGATTTGGTGGATTGGCTAGTGTTAACGAATATAAAACATCTGCTTCTTGAAAATAAATAAGCAAATCTCCATTAAACAAAAGATAATTGAGGTCATCAACCCGAACTTCCTTTCCCATTAGCTGCATCGGCATAAATTTGTTCGCCTCAATTTCTTCAACGGTTTGACAAGGATAGTTTCGGCACATATTATGAAACATTGGAAACACGACTTCTTTCAATTGTCTTGAATCACATAGTTCCTCACAATAAATAAACACCATCGTCATTGGGATATGGTTTCCCGTTTGAATAGTAGAAGTAAGAATAGCAACATCTTTGCAATACGAGTATAGTTGGCGTAGGGATTGTTCGGTGATTAAGATGGTGTGATTAGCGTTATGGTCATTAGTTTTTTGCTCATGTTTTGATGCTCGAACAGGAATTTGCATTACTATTCTCTCCTTGCTTTTATCGATGAAATGAGCGCTAATATAGCAAGTAAAAAAGACAGAAATAAGATGAGAAAAAGTGATAAAGGTAATACAGCTTTATTTAGCATATGTAGAAATGCATTGTCGCTAATAGGAACGAGCGAGGCCGCTAAAATAGCAAGGTATAGAACAATTAGCACCCAACGTCGTGACTGTTCATTGGTGATACCAAACAGTTCAGGAACTAAAGCGGTAGCAAGAGAAATCCGAACAAAAGCACCTGATAACCACTGATAAATAGAAAGAAAATCCATATGTTCAATGTATGTCCCTAAATTGATTAATCGCCATTGTTCAAATGCCGGGTAACGCAATTGCGCTGCTTTTATCGGTCCAAATTCAATAATCGCCCCGATTGTAGGGCCGATACTTAAACTCGCTGCTAAAAAAGCAAGTACTAACAACCCTAAAAATGGAAATTGGGGCTGCAACCGATGTTGCATAAATAAAATGATTAGAATTTCCGCATATCCAGCACCTGTATAAATCATTCCCTTCCAAACAGGATCCCAACCATTTTCTAAAATAGGCTTTAACAATGAATAATCTTTATGTGGAATAGTTGTAAACATCACAAAGACACCAAAAATAACAACAAAAGGCAATATAATGACCGATGTTTTAGCCACTGAAGGAATTCCCAAATAAGCGTTATAAAAGCAAAGAATCGACAATGTAAGAGAAATCGCCCAGTTTGGTGTAGCAGTTAAATAGGTAGTTGTTGTAAAGGTGACCGTATCTTTTAAAGTTACATAACTAATAGTGATTAGTAGTAGTGTTCCGAGAAACGCTACTAAATATGCAACAATAGTAGAAAATTCTGATTGTATCCATTGGAATAGAGGAATTTGTTTCGATTGCTTCATAATAAAGTGCAGAAGAGGAAGCCAGAAAAACATAATTCCTAATGTTAAAATCGCTGCAATCCATGCGTCTCGGTGTGCTGCTTCCAGTAAAAGAGGAATAACGATTACATGGTTCATTAAACCGATGGACAGCATTAATATGCAAGCAATTTGAACAATGTTTAATGGATGGGCTTTCACGATCTATCACCTTCTTTGTATTGGAATAGGATTTATTGTTTCCCAAAGGATGCAAATCCATTCTTTTTCAATAATAAGGATTGAGAAGTTAGAAAAATCTGATACAATAAACAAATAAGATTCATATAGGGGGGACGACAATTGTATATGGATTTGTTTGAAAACGACCAACCAGTTGCTTGCTTCTAAGGCGGAGCAAGCGCTCGCTCCGTCTGATAAAGAAAAAGAAAAAAGACGGAGGGAAACAAGATGAGACAAACTTTTTTCGGTTCCTTGTATTTATCGCTCGCTGCTGGCATCTGGGGCGGGATGTATGTCATTAGTAAATATGTGCTCGATTACATTCCACCATTCACACTTGTTTGGCTTCGGTATGCGGTTGCCTTTTTTGTATTATGGATGATATTACGCGTGCAGCGCGTTTCTGTTCCGAAAGAAAAGCAAGAGTGGAAGCTGATTATTTGGATTGGGATCATTGGTTACGTCCTTTCGATTTCTTTGCAATTCGTCGGTACGAAATGGTCGGATGCCCATACCGCTTCGCTCATTACATCGGCGACACCAGCATTCATTGTGCTCTTTGCCTGCTGGATGTTACACGAAGCGATTACGTGGCGAAAGTTGTTTGCGCTACTATTAGCAACAGCAGGGGTCGTTGTCGTCGTCGGATTAGGCGGCGGGGAGGCGACTTCGTTTGTAGGGAACGTATTATTAGTCGGTGCGGCGCTAACATGGGCGCTTTTATCGGTGCTCGTAAAAATCGCGTCTGCCCGACTGTCGGTATTAGTCATTACGACATATGCGATTTTCGTTGCGCTTGTTGGCACAACACCGATGATGGTGTGGGAGGTATGGAAGGAGGTACCGTTAACCTTTTCGTTGTCGATAGTCCTAGGGGTTCTTTACCTTGGTATTGTATCGACCGCATGGGCGTTTTTTCTTTGGAATAAAGGAATGGAAATGATGGATGCAGGGATTGGTTCGTTATTTTTCTTTTTCCAACCGCTCGTCGGCTCTTTGTTCGGCTGGTTGTTTTTACAAGAGCGATTGGATGTTCCGTTTTGGTTTGGCGGAGCGCTCATTATTACAGGAGTTGTCATTGCTGTCCTTGAGACAAAGCCATCGTAAGAGGAGGGAGAAAATGTCAAGTCGCGCCAAAGGATTAGCGATGGTAGTAACCGGTGCAACACTTTGGGGGCTGTCAGGGACAGCTGCGCAAATATTGTTTCAAGAAAAGCACGTCACGGCGGAATGGCTCGTAGCAGTAAGGATGGTATTGGCTGGTTTTGTGCTTGTCGTATTAAGCGCCTTCAAAGGGCTTGAGCCGTTGGCTATTTGGAAAGACCGAAAAAGCCGTTGGCAGCTTATTGTGTTCGGATTAGTTGGCATGCTTGGCGTGCAATATACGTACTTTTCTTCCATCGCCACCGGGAATGCTGCGACGGCTACGCTACTGCAATATTTAGCGCCGGTGTATATTGTTTTATATTCATTACTGTAGTTGAGCAATTTCAATTACAATAATTACCATGTAAAAGAGACAAACAGGGTACCCCTTATGCCACGTGGAGCTGTTTTTTCACGGTATCAATGGGAATATTTTGTTTCGCTGCATGGTAAATGAACTCCACGAGGCTATGTCCTTTTCTCTTGCGCAGGAGATCGAGCCCATCCGAAAAATCGCTGTTAGACTCGAATAGGCTGTACACGTAAGCAAGCTGCACCAAGATCCAGTAACGTTTCACCGCTCGATGATGACGAACGCGGTACCCATCGAGTTTCAGCTGGTCTTTCGCTTGACGGAAAAAACATTCGATCGACCAACGCTCGGCATAGTAGCGCAAGATGTCTTCGTCGCTTAGCTCCCAATCGGTGCTCAAGACGCAATGAAGATGTTCCGGTGTCATCGGTTGATCGGCTTTCCAAACAAGTAGCACCACCGCATCATCGAGACCGTTGAGCGCTCCTTCGTAACGATAGACGCGATAGCGCTCTTCTCCCACCGTGACGAGGCGGGTGTCATTCGGTTCGAGATAGCGGGCAAACTGCTTCGCTTGGATGGCGATGCCTTTCGGATAGAGAATCCGGTTCGTCTTAAGCATCGCGATGACGTGGAACCCTTTTTTCAAGCAGGCTTCCACGAGTGCTTTCGATGGATACCAAGAGTCCATCAGTACATAAACAGGACGACTCACATCCAAAGAAGAAAGCATCTCAATCGCGAGTTTTCCTTTGCTTTTTCCAGCCTCCTTGTCGTAGGGGCGAAAAGCAAACGGAAACGCTTGAGTCATCGTATGAACCATGAGCCAAACGAGAGAATGCCCCCAAATCGATTTTTTCTCTGTGTGAGAATAATGCCAATCACACCCTTGAATAGCGCATGTTGCCCGTGACGAAGGCTTCGTTTTTTGGCAAATCGTATCATCGATGGAAACAAAAATGGGTTGATTCTTCTGTTTGGCGATGCGTTCGACACGATGAAGCATCCACTGCTGGAGTTTGCGGAGCAATGTCTCTTCATCCCACGGACTTTTCGTGAAAAAATGGCTCAGTGTCGTGCGATGGTTCGGATGAAAACTCCCATGATGTAGATCGGTCAACGTTCCCGAAAAACCTTTCGTCACCATCGCATCCACGATATGAACGAGATGCTTCATCACAGGTTTCGAGAAATAAAGCGCCAACCCCAACGTCGTGAAAAACTTGTGGATTCCTTGATGATGTGCTAATCTATTCATGAGACATGAACCTCCTTGTGTGAATGGTTGGTAGCACATCTATTCTAACCAAGGAATCGGGTTCATGTCTTCTTTTTTGTCTCAATGTAAATTTATGTTATCGATTTTGCTCATCTACAGTTCATTAGTGAAAGAAAAACAAAAGCCGACGGTGAAAATTAGTTTCGCAGTTTTTTTAGCGCTTGCAGGCACGTTTTTACTAATGACAAACGGCACAACCAATCAGTTTACGGTTTCACTTGTGTCCGTCGTTTGGGGCGTGTTGTCTGGTGGCGCGTTAGCGTTTTATACGCTTGCTTCTGCCAAGCTATTAAAAACGTGGCAGACGATGCTTGTCGTTGGATGGGGGATGGTCATTGGCGGCACGGCGATGTGCTGGCTCATTCCATCGTTTGTCCCAACGAATATCGTATTCGGGGTCGATACGTGGCTATTAATTATTTTTGTCGTTCTTTTCGGGACGCTAATCGCGTTTTTACTATTTGTCGAAAGCATTCGCCATTTATCGCCGACGGAATCAAGTTTGTTGTCAAGCGTCGAGCCGCTATCTGCTGTCCTTGCCTCGATTGTTTTTTTACACGTTCCGTTTGGCATATTCCAAGCTGTCGGAGCAGCATGCATTCTATGGACGGTTTTTCTTCTTTCCGATCTACCGAAAAAACGAATGTACCGCAACATGGAAGGGGTGTAGCGATTCGCTACCCCCTTGTTGTTGCGGACGGAAATGTAATGGTTATCGTCGTTCCTTTTTGGATTTTGCTGTCAATTTTCCACGTCCCGTTCATTGTTTCAATCAATTTGACGGCCACCATCGCTCCGAGCCCTGTCCCTTTTTCTTTCGTGCTGAAATACGGCTCACCAAACCGACTAATTTGCTCGGCTGTCATCCCAATGCCGGTATCTGCAATCGCTACTATCACTTCTTCTCCTTTGCAGGAACAAGAAACGGTGACCGTGCCGCCTATCGGTGTTGCCTCGATGCTGTTTTTTACTAAGTTTAAAAAGCATTGTCGAAAATATTCGGCATTACCAATGATCATACACGGCTGGCACTTTTCAATGAGATGTACTCCATTCATTCTGGCGAATGGCTGCAATAAATGAGCCACTCGCTCCAACTCTTGTCCTACGATGAGCACTTCTTCTTTTTTCGGCGTCGGTTTGGCAAACGTTAAATAGTTGTTAATAATCGTTTCTGCACGGTCGATTTCTTCGAGGGCAATGTGCATGTATCGCTCTTGCGTTTCTTTTGGCATAGGCTGTGACTTCATTAATTGAAGAAATCCTCTTACTACGGTTAACGGATTGCGCACTTCATGAGAAATGCTCGCTGCGAGTTGGCTGACAATCTCCATTTTTTCGATTTTCACAAGCTTTGACCGCATGATGATTGCGTCTTTTAACGTTTCAAGAATGTAGACGATAAATAACATCGCAAACGGTGGGACTAAAATAAAATCAAAAATATAGGAATCGATGACTTGAAAATCAAAAAAGACGACCGCGATGACTGTTACTAAAATGTCAAGCAAAAGCGTCAGCCACATGGATGCAAATAATTTATCCGTACGATTTAGGCGGCGAAAGGCAGGAGAAGCCAAAGCAGCAATGATGAACATCGTGAAGTAGACGGCCACAGTGATCGGTTGAAATCCGTAAAAGAAAAACCGAACGGCAAGCAATATAAGCAACAAGGCGCTTCCTACGGTCCAACCTCCGTATAATGTGCCAATCAGAAATGGGATTTGCCGCAAATCATGAACGCAATTATACGCAATGTAAATCGGGAACTTCATGCACAGTAATAACGGGACTCCTGTGCAAATAATCAAAAGCAGCTGCTTATGACGAGTATTCGTTTTCCACCATTTTCCATGATCATAAATAAAATAATAGACAAACATGCTTGATAAAATGTAAAACAAGTTATTTAAAAGGTTCTGGTTGATATACGTTCCCATACACGATCTCCTAATCGACAAACATTTAACAATACTAATTATACGAAAAGACAGCGGGTTGAAAATACATTTTTCTCACCGAAATAGGGGAAATACGTTGTTTTTTTGTATGACGTGTACTATAATTAATAATACAGTTAGTATACATCATTTGGAAAGGAGGCGGGGTAGGAATGTTTGAGCTTGATATTCGCAGTCGGCAGCCAATTTATGAGCAGCTCGTCGAGAAAATGAAAGAACTCATCATCCATGAAGTATGGCAACCACACGAGCAGTTACCGTCTGTAAGACTGTTAGCGAAAGAGTTGACGATCAATCCGAATACGATCCAAAAAGCGTATCGCGAACTAGAGCACCAAGGCTACATTTATTCCATCCCTGGAAAAGGAAGCTTTGTCGCTCCGCAACCCCCGTCTATGAATCAAGAAAAAGCAGCAACGATGAAACAGCAAATGTTTAAACTATTATGCGAAGCGCTTTATATCGGGATGGCAAAAGAAGAGCTTTTAGCGCTAGTCGAGGCAGCAGAACAAACGGTAAAGGGGGAGAAAAACGATGATTGACGTTCGTGGTGTCCGGAAAGAATTCGCGGATGTAGAAGCGGTGAAAGAGGTGAGCCTTCATGTGGAGCGTGGTTCAATTTATGGATTGCTTGGCTCAAACGGCGCTGGAAAAACGACGCTGTTAAAAATGATCGCCGGCATTTACAAACAAGATCACGGCGACATTTTGATCGCTGGAGAACGAGTTTTTGAAAATACGAGCATTAAACAAAAACTGTTGTTTTTACCGGACGCGCTTTACTTTTTTCCACAAACGACGATTCGGCAAATGGCGCAATTTTATCGCGATGTTTATCCGTCATGGAACGAGGAACGGTTTGTTCAATTACAAGAAGCATTTCCACTTGATCTCGATAAAAAAATTCACCGCATGTCAAAAGGAATGCAGCGACAAGCAGCGTTTTGGCTTGCGTTTTCTGCCATGCCGGATGTGATGATTCTTGATGAACCGCTTGACGGATTAGATGCGGTCATGCGGCAAAAGGTGAAAAATTTACTCGTGCAAGATGTTGCCGAGCGACAGATGACTGTCATCATTTCTTCGCACAATTTGCGCGAAGTGGAAGACCTTTGTGATCATATTGGTATTTTGCATAAAGGCGAAGTGATTTTAGAAAAAGAACTGGACGATGTAAAAGCAGACGTGCATAAAATTCAAGTGGCCTTTCGCGGCGGCATTCCGTCTTCTTTTTTAAGCGGGTTGCATGTCGTGTATCAAGAACAGCGCGGCAGCGTCCTTCTTTGCATCGTTCGCGGGCAAAAAGAGCGGGTAGAATCGTATATTCACCAATTTGAGCCGGTCATTTTCGATGTACTGCCGCTAACATTGGAAGAAATTTTTGTGTATGAAATGGGAGGGGTTGGGTATGCCATCGAAAATATTCTCGTATAACCGTTCGCTATTTGTGCAAAATGTCCGAAACATTGGCTGGATCGGCATTGTTCATCTTCTTTTATTGTTTGCGGCCATTCCGCTGCGGATACTGATGATTTATACGAATCAAAAACGCGATTATTCGCCGGTTTTTCATAACGTGTTTGAGTTTTCCAACGTGTTTCAGGGGATGATTGCGTTTACCGTTCCAGTGCTGTTAGCGATCTTTTTATTCCGCTATATGCAAATGAAACGATCCGCTGATTATATGCATAGCTTGCCGCTTCGGCGTGAAACGTTGTTTTTTCAACAAATGACATTTGGCGCTCTTATGCTCGTTATTCCTGTGCTAGCTACAGTGCTTTTAACGGCTTTGTTATGTCAGTTGCCATTGGAAAATATGCACATTTCTGCCGCGGATCTCGTTCGTTGGACGGCAGAGATGTTACTTATGGAGCTGTTTGTCTTTAGTGCGAGCGTATGGGTAGGTATGTTTACAGGCATATCCGTATTGCAAGGGGCGTTCGCTTACATTTTGTTTTTATTCCCAGCCGGCATTTCAGTACTTATCCTTATGAATATGCGCTATGTGTTGTCCGGATTTGCCGCGGACTATTATTTAAGTGCGAATCTAGAACGGATCGTACCATTTTTCCGGTTTGTAGAACTAGCAGACAAACCGTTGGCTTCGTTCGAAATGGCAAGATATGCGTTGGCAATCGTAGTATGTTACTTATTGTCTATTTGGCTATACAAACAGCGGCATAGCGAAGCGGCAGGTCAAGCGATTGCTTTTCCAGTACTTCAACCGGTCTTTTCATTCGGCGTGACGTTTTGTTTTATGCTCGTTGGCGGGTTGTATTTTGGCGAAACACAGCGAAGCCTCGGTTGGATTTTGTTTGGGTATGTGACGTTTTCTCTTGTCGGGTTTTTTATTGCGTCTGCCATTATTGAAAAAACGTGGCGTATTTTCCACCGTTGGAAAGAATATGCCGTCTTTATCGTGGCAATAGTCGTCATCGGCAGCCTTGTTCGTTTCGACATCACCGGCTATGAAAAGCGCCAGCCAGCGTTATCTGACATTCAGCGCGTCTATTTTGGCGAATCGGTGTATCAATTTGAGCGGCAAACCGAGAAGCAATATATTTCGTACGTTCAATCCGATCAATTTTTACAAACGACGCAAAATATAAAAAACGTGTACGCTTTCCATCGCCAATTAATTGAAGACCGTCCGACGTCGTTTGCGTTCGGAGAAAATACCCGCCAAGTCGTCATCGGCTATGTATTAAAAAACGGGGAAAAAATGGTGAGAATGTACTCGATTCCAATAAACGAGTACAAACCTTTTTACGAAGCGATTATGGAATCACGGGAATATAAACACAACTACTACTTGTTATTGCAAGACAATGTGTCGCCGATTCGTCAAATCACGCTTCGGGCGGAAGAAAAAACGGTTCAAATCGCAGATCCAAAACAAATCGAGTCGTTTATCGCGGTGTTGAAAACGGAGCTAAAAGAAGAGCCATTTACCGAGATGATTTCCCCAACCAATGACTGGGGGACGATTGAACTGTTGCAAGGAGACGGCGACCAAATGCAGCTTTCGTGGAAAAAATCGTACGCTAGAATCGATGCGTGGCTGAAACAACACGACTTGCTTTCCAAAGCAAGAATAACAGCAGACGATATTCAATACGCCATCGTGGTTAAAAACGATGCGCGCACACCGCTTTATAACCTAGTAGAAAATCCGACGTTTGTAAAAGAGCTAGAAACAAGAACCGACGTGTTGCGCATTACGGATAAAAAGCAGCTAGAAGAGTGCTTGCAAAAAGCATCGTCTTATAAAACGGAATCGCGCTATATTATCGCCTTTTACCGTACCGCTCACGCTGAACCAGAATGGCATGTGATCGATGAAGAAGCGCTTCCATCGTTTATTCGCGAGCAATTGCCATAAAAAGTGTCCCGTTAAGGGGCGCTTTTTTTCGTATAAACGAAGCAAAGCCATACATCTTTTAACGATTAAGCTCGTTTTTATTCAAATATTTATTTGAATGTATTGACGGATTGGAAGCTCGTTTCATATACTATATTCAAACCAATATTTGAATATGGAAGGTGCGAAGATGGCAAAAGATATGTGTGAAGTCGTTTGTGTCGATGAAGAGAAAGTGCGTGCGCTAAAAGGGCAAATGGAAGACTTACAGGGAGTACAGCAGCTGTTTAAAGCGCTTGCGGATGGCACGCGGTTAAAGATTATTTATGCATTGACGTTAGAAGAAGAGTTGTGTGTGTGATGTCGCCAATATTATCGGGTCGACAGTGGCCACAGCATCACACCATTTGCGTTTTCTACGCGATATGGGGCTAGCGAAACATCGGAAAGAAGGAAAGCTTGTGTTCTACTCGTTACAAGACGAGCATGTGCATCAGCTTGTATCGATAGCGCTCGTACACGCAAAGGAGTTGAAAAACGATGGAGAATAAACAAGTATATCGGCTTCAAGGGCTTTCTTGTGCGAATTGTGCCGCGCAATTCGAAAAAAATGTGAAAGCGATTGAAACGGTGGAAGAGGCGCATGTCAACTTCGGGGCGGCGAAATTAACGGTCGTTGGCACGGCGACGCTTGACCAATTAGAAAAAGCAGGGGCGTTTGATGGGATTCATGTCATTCCAGAACATGAGCGGAAGGAAGTACCGCACGTTCCCTTTTGGAAAAAACGGGCGAATGTTCTTGCATTCATTTCCGCTGTTTTTCTTGTGATTGGCTACCTCATTTCGTTTGTTAAAGGCGAGCAGCACGGACTAGTGACTGGCATGTTCGCCTTGGCGATTGTCATCGGTGGGTATGATTTGTTTCGAGCAGGGCTAGCGAATTTAGGACGTCTTCAGTTTGATATGAAAACGCTCATGACAATTGCCATCATTGGCGCAGCGCTCATCGGGGAATGGAAAGAAGGCGCCGTTGTTGTGTTTTTATTTGCGGTTAGCGAGGCGCTTGAGCGATACTCGATGGAGCGGGCACGCCGCTCGATTCGCCATTTAATGGATCTTGCACCGAAAAAAGCGCTTGTGCGACGAGGCAATCGAGAATATGAAGTGGATGTCGATGATTTGCAAGTCAATGATATCATCGTCGTTAAGCCAGGCCAAAAAATAGCAGCGGATGGGGTTGTCATCAACGGCGCTTCTTCCGTTAACGAAGCCGCGATTACAGGGGAGTCGCTACCGGTGTATAAAACGGTCGGCGATGACGTGTATGCGGGAACATTGAATGAAGAAGGAGCGCTAGAAGTGCGTATGACGAAGCGAGTGGGTGATTCAACGATTGTGAAAATCATTCATCTTGTCGAAGAAGCGCAAGCGGAACGAGCTCCGTCGCAGCAGTTTGTCGACCGGTTCGCCCGCTATTATACGCCGGCAATTATGGCGATTGCGGCGCTTGTTGCCATTTTGCCACCATTATTGTTTTCAGAGGATTGGAAAACGTGGATTTATCGCGGGTTAGCGGTATTAGTAGTCGGTTGTCCGTGTGCGCTCGTCATTAGCACGCCGGTGGCCATTGTGACCGCCATCGGTCGAGCAGCTCGGCTTGGTGTGTTGATTAAAGGCGGCGTCTATTTAGAAACGTTAGGTCGGCTTCAAGCGATTGCTTTTGATAAAACAGGAACGTTGACA contains these protein-coding regions:
- a CDS encoding spore germination protein, which produces MQIPVRASKHEQKTNDHNANHTILITEQSLRQLYSYCKDVAILTSTIQTGNHIPMTMVFIYCEELCDSRQLKEVVFPMFHNMCRNYPCQTVEEIEANKFMPMQLMGKEVRVDDLNYLLFNGDLLIYFQEADVLYSLTLANPPNRTPEEPNTEVSIRGPKDGFIEEISKNVALIRKRMKSHQLAYELFVVGTRSQTKVGLLYVKDIANTQIIDEVRKRILNLNMDAITSTNQLEELIGDKRFSLFPLFGYTGRADYAVNCLLNGRFVLMVDGTPTVMIGPGNLTFLLNTSEDNNTAFFFVAFQRILRLFGISVSIYLPGFWVCLTSFHPYELPFTLLATLVLSRQGVPLPVTLEMFLMLGLFEVFKEAGMRLPIAVGQTLSVVGGLIIGQAAIDAGLAAPPTLVVTAISIIATFTLVNQNLAGAVTLLRFIVLVFSSVFGLFGFIVSLFFLLTYVANLTTFGVPYLAPLSPPSMDIVKVIIPNTWKKFNKRAGLLHPKDTTPKKEDN
- a CDS encoding DMT family transporter, encoding MRQTFFGSLYLSLAAGIWGGMYVISKYVLDYIPPFTLVWLRYAVAFFVLWMILRVQRVSVPKEKQEWKLIIWIGIIGYVLSISLQFVGTKWSDAHTASLITSATPAFIVLFACWMLHEAITWRKLFALLLATAGVVVVVGLGGGEATSFVGNVLLVGAALTWALLSVLVKIASARLSVLVITTYAIFVALVGTTPMMVWEVWKEVPLTFSLSIVLGVLYLGIVSTAWAFFLWNKGMEMMDAGIGSLFFFFQPLVGSLFGWLFLQERLDVPFWFGGALIITGVVIAVLETKPS
- a CDS encoding endospore germination permease, with amino-acid sequence MKAHPLNIVQIACILMLSIGLMNHVIVIPLLLEAAHRDAWIAAILTLGIMFFWLPLLHFIMKQSKQIPLFQWIQSEFSTIVAYLVAFLGTLLLITISYVTLKDTVTFTTTTYLTATPNWAISLTLSILCFYNAYLGIPSVAKTSVIILPFVVIFGVFVMFTTIPHKDYSLLKPILENGWDPVWKGMIYTGAGYAEILIILFMQHRLQPQFPFLGLLVLAFLAASLSIGPTIGAIIEFGPIKAAQLRYPAFEQWRLINLGTYIEHMDFLSIYQWLSGAFVRISLATALVPELFGITNEQSRRWVLIVLYLAILAASLVPISDNAFLHMLNKAVLPLSLFLILFLSFLLAILALISSIKARRE
- a CDS encoding IS701 family transposase → MNRLAHHQGIHKFFTTLGLALYFSKPVMKHLVHIVDAMVTKGFSGTLTDLHHGSFHPNHRTTLSHFFTKSPWDEETLLRKLQQWMLHRVERIAKQKNQPIFVSIDDTICQKTKPSSRATCAIQGCDWHYSHTEKKSIWGHSLVWLMVHTMTQAFPFAFRPYDKEAGKSKGKLAIEMLSSLDVSRPVYVLMDSWYPSKALVEACLKKGFHVIAMLKTNRILYPKGIAIQAKQFARYLEPNDTRLVTVGEERYRVYRYEGALNGLDDAVVLLVWKADQPMTPEHLHCVLSTDWELSDEDILRYYAERWSIECFFRQAKDQLKLDGYRVRHHRAVKRYWILVQLAYVYSLFESNSDFSDGLDLLRKRKGHSLVEFIYHAAKQNIPIDTVKKQLHVA
- a CDS encoding DMT family transporter, giving the protein MSSRAKGLAMVVTGATLWGLSGTAAQILFQEKHVTAEWLVAVRMVLAGFVLVVLSAFKGLEPLAIWKDRKSRWQLIVFGLVGMLGVQYTYFSSIATGNAATATLLQYLAPVYIVLYSLL
- a CDS encoding Ger(x)C family spore germination protein, which translates into the protein MLKRIVPLLLSVFLLTGCWGTKNIDHVVYIHSVGIDYKNNKFIVYVQLISFTGLAKAEAGGGQQKINTTVGKATGKTFNIVTDNIYPSIQQMVSWGHVKAIVFTDRALKRAPLEDVFDVLDRYNEIRHTLWVYATKERLDKLFSTVPLLQASVYFSLLANPIEIFEQSSFIRPIRLNRFVADINEPGKTVRIPYLTISKTHWEENHKIKPMLAVSGICFLKHYKLQTCINRSDLKGMRWVEKDISRTPIYVKKGGNVVASIVVLGPTSTISYKQNTSFPQFTIEIKAKGSLIELRKPLTEKQLLALAKKTVEQEVRDLYMRGLTHHIDIFNLSETLYQERPKEWKKVSVNGSIPLRKETLKTVKVDLSIDTSGTRKFTVDEQNR